Genomic DNA from Thalassoroseus pseudoceratinae:
TCGTCGAAGCGAAGGCCGAAGAGTTTGCAGAAATCGTCAAGCAAACCATTCAGGAAGAGTCATTGGCGGTTTGGTTGTTAGGGCCGGCTCCCGCGCCGGTAGCGAAAGTGAAGGACCACTACCGATACCACTTCCAACTCTCCGCAAGTGACCCTGAGGAGATCGTCAAACTCTGGCGGATCGCGGAAGATCAGCTTCCGAAGTCCAGCGGATTTGAATACGTAATCGATGTCGATCCCACGAATATGCGTTGAATTTCTCACCGGATTTGTTTTTCCTCGATGAGTTCTCGGGAATGCTCGGTCGTCACGATTGAAGTTGACGTCACTCGACCTATAATCTAACGCTGGGAACGGTTTGCGGTCAGAATGATCGGGTTTTTGCGGGAGAAACACCGTTGAGTTGGTTCACCAGAATGATGGCGTCTTCGCTTGGGCGGAAGTACGTCATGGGGATTACGGGCCTTTTGTTGTGCGGGTTCCTCGTCGTGCATATGGCGGGAAACTTGCTGATGTTTGTGGGTGAGGACGCCTACAACGCTTATGCACACGCATTGCACAGCCAAGAGTGGTTTGTCAAGTTTGCCGAAGCGGGCTTGTTGCTGCTGTTTTTGCTCCACCTCTACTTGGCTGTCACGCTGACGGTCAATAACCGCGATGCTCGCGACAAAAGTTACGCCATCAAACACGACAAAGACTACGCGGAAAAAGCCCCGTTGTTGGCGAGTCGTTGGATGTTTGTCTCCGGTGTGATCGTGTTGGGCTTCATCATCCTTCATCTATGGGATTTCACA
This window encodes:
- a CDS encoding succinate dehydrogenase cytochrome b subunit, with product MMASSLGRKYVMGITGLLLCGFLVVHMAGNLLMFVGEDAYNAYAHALHSQEWFVKFAEAGLLLLFLLHLYLAVTLTVNNRDARDKSYAIKHDKDYAEKAPLLASRWMFVSGVIVLGFIILHLWDFTFQLGADDFYVTKDGKAVEPFDKAIAILTQWHVLAVYTLGCLMLGAHLSHGFSSAFRSLGLSHPKYNKLVRNLGYLFAILFGCAFAIFPWWAKYR